The sequence below is a genomic window from Nostoc flagelliforme CCNUN1.
GCATGATGCTAATGTTTTAATACAAAAGTCTGGGGTATTACCTAAAAAATTACCAGAACCAATTTTAGCAGCAGCTGCTGCGGCGGCATCAGAAGCGTCTGGTGAGGTAATGCCAGGGCCACCCAACTTATTAAACTTAGTAATTGAAATCGAAAATGAGCAGCAGTCAGAAGATTCTGGACTGACGCAAATTATGGCTATTAACCTGCGGCTAGGAGAAATTGAATTTGCTGATGTGACACTCTCATCTGAGCGCAGGCAAATCCGCAGTATTTTAGTTCAGCTAAACAAGCTAGGACGAGAGTATCAAAAGAAACATCGGGAAAGAGCGATCGCTGAAGCTGAAGCTGCATGGCGTGCTAGTTGGTTTGAATAAAGTTATGAGTTATGAATTATGAGTTATGAGTTATTTATTCCTAACTCCTAACTCCTCACTCCTAACTCCTAACTCCTCACTCTGCTGACCAATGACTAATGAAAAACCAGATTGGATACGATTGCACAAAGCCTTAGCAATAGAAGCTGAACGCGGCTTTACAGACTTGATGGGCAGAGAATACCGCTTCAGTGAATTTCTTAGCCTAACTTTGGGCAAATTCCCAACAGGCTTACCCCAAACTGAACGCCGCCGTTGGCAAGGACTAGCGGTGCAATTTGCTAGTTATCCACATCTAGCACTGGAAGAAAGACAACATTTAGTAGCAGAAACTCGTAGGTATCTCTCTCAACTACAGCAAGAGGAGCAGGGGGAGCAGGGGGAGCAGAGGAGCAGGGGAGCAGGGGAGCAAGGGAGAATTTATCAATCCAAAATCCAAGTTGCGCTTCCAGCGCACCAAAGGCGTGACCCAAAATCTAAAATTATCACTGAGGTGAGTCGGAGGCTTGCACCGAACATTGAGCAAAAACTCAGCGATTTACCAGAAATAGGTTTCAAAAAAGCTGATAATTTGGCACGGCTCGGTTTACACACCGTCCGCGACTTGCTTTTCTACTATCCCCGTGACCATATTGATTATGCGCGTCAGGTGAATATCCGCGAGTTACAAGCGGGTGAGACGGTGACAATAGTGGCTACAGTGAAGCGTTGCAACTGCTTTACTAGCCCTAAAAATCAGAAATTATCAATTTTAGAACTGGTAATAAAAGATAACAGTGGTCAAATCAAAATTGGTCGTTTTTACGCAGGTACACGTTTTAGCAGTCGCGCTTGGCAAGAAAGTTTAAAACGCCGTTATCCAGTAGGTAGTATTTTAGCGGCGTGTGGGTTGGTGAAAGAAAGTAAATACGGCTTGACACTCGATAATCCAGAACTAGAGGTTTTGGCAAATCCAGGAGATTCGATTGAGTCGCTGAATATTGGGCGGGTAGTGCCAATTTATGGATTGACAGAAGGGGTGGTGGCGAATACAGTACGACAGGCGGTAATTGCTGCTTTACCCGCTGCGGCTAACCTGAAAGACCCTTTGCCAAGTGGTTTGCGACAGAAGTATGGTTTGATGGAATTGAAAGATGCGATCGCTAATATCCATTTTCCTAGTGATAGCGCCGCCCTCCAAGTTGCCCGTCGTCGCCTAGTTTTTGATGAATTTTTCTACCTACAACTTGGGTTACTGCAACGTCAACAGCAAGCAAGAGCGATTCAAACCAGCGCCATTCTGGTTCCACGCGGTCAACTTGTAGAAAAATTCCACGAAATACTGCCTTTTCAACTCACTGGCGCACAGCAACGAGTTCTCAACGACATTCTCAACGACTTACAGAAACCTGTACCAATGAATCGTTTGGTGCAAGGCGATGTCGGTTCCGGTAAAACAGTCGTCGCCGTGCTAGCTATCCTCGCAGCAATTCAATCCGGCTACCAAGCGGCCCTGATGGCTCCCACAGAAGTTTTGGCAGAACAACATTATCGTAAGTTAGTTAGCTGGTTTAACCTCTTGCATTTACCAGTGGAATTATTGACAGGTTCTACTAAAACTGCTAAACGAAGACAAATACATTCTCAGTTAGGAACTGGTGAATTACCTCTGTTAGTGGGAACCCACGCCTTAATTCAAGACCCCGTAAACTTCCATCAACTGGGGTTAGTGGTGATTGATGAGCAGCATCGCTTTGGGGTAGAACAACGGGCGCGTTTGCAACAAAAAGGTGAACAACCACATGTGCTAACTATGACAGCCACTCCGATTCCCAGAACCTTAGCACTGACGATACACGGGGATTTGGATGTAAGCCAGATTGATGAGTTACCACCAGGGCGGCAAAAAATTCAGACAACAGTGCTATCAGGTCAGCAACGCAACCATGCTTACGACCTCATGCGCCGAGAAATTGCCCAAGGTAGACAGGTTTATGTGGTTTTGCCTTTGGTGGAAGAATCAGAAAAACTGGATCTGCGATCGGCAACCGAGGAGCATCAAAAGCTACAAGAAAGCGTTTTTCCCGATTTTCAAGTGGGGTTACTGCACGGTCGCATGAGTTCAGCCGACAAAGATGAAGCAATTACCAAATTTCGTGATAACCAAACGCAAATTTTGGTTTCTACTACCGTTGTTGAGGTTGGCGTAGACGTACCTAATGCTACGGTTATGCTCATTGAAAATGCAGAGCGATTTGGCTTATCGCAACTGCACCAACTGCGGGGGCGTGTCGGTCGTGGCGCGGCTCAGTCTTACTGTCTATTGATGAGCAGTTCTAGGAGTCCTGATGCTCAACAACGGTTGAAGGTGTTGGAACAATCTCAGGATGGCTTTTTCATCTCCGAGATGGATATGCGTTTTCGCGGGCCGGGGCAAGTATTAGGAACTCGTCAATCTGGAGTGCCAGATTTTACCTTAGCGAGTTTGGTTGAAGATGAAGAAGTTTTACTTTTAGCGCGGCAAGCAGCCGAGAAAATAATAGAAATGGATGCAACTTTAGAGCGCTGGTATTTGATGAAAGAAGAGTTGAAATATCGGTATGAGCGGTTAATGGGTGGGGCCATTCTGACGTAACGTGACCGGATAAACACAAATTTACCCGGTTCTTAATCAAGATGTTTGTTGCATTCGTGCATAAGCTTCATAAACACCCTTTACGTTGTACCAGTTGAGAAAAATTCGGGCGATTTCTAAAGCCAATTGCGGTTTACCTAAGTTAATTAGCCATTGCAATAACGGAGCCATTGTTCGTTCATTTAGCGCACCATTAAGTGACAAAATTCCCCAAAGTAAGCGATGCAGCCAAGTCATTTGAATCATCATTCGTACTTCCCATGTGGGATGTTTTTGATAAAACAAAACTCCCATACGTCCGCGTTGAATTTCTTGGTCAATCAATCGGGGAATTTGTTCTAATTTAAATGCTGGATGCCAGTGATATCCAACGGCTTCAGGACATTTAATTAGTGTTAACCCTAGCTGTTTCAGCCGCACACCTAGCTCTAAATCTTCCCAGCCATAGAGTTGAAAGCTCGTGTCAAAAAGTCCGGCTTTCTCTAGCCAATGTTTAGGGATTGCTACATTTCCCGTAGCAAAAAAAGCTGCTGAAAAATCGGTTATTTTGTAGGGTTCAGCAGTTGGGTTGTTGAAATTACAAGTATTAATAACTGCACCGTAAGTGAAAAAGCGATCGCTCCCTAATTTCTCCTTTCCTTGCACTAGCGCCTCAGCGTGAGCTTGTAAAAAATTATTCAGCACCACTAAATCGCTATCAATAAAGATAATCGTATCTCCCAGCGCCTGTTCTACACCGAGATTCCGCGCCGCAGCTGGGCCAGCATGATCTTGCTGAAACCAACGCACACGGGGAAACTCTTGTTTGTGTCCTGCTAACCACTCCAATGTGCCATCAGTAGAACCATCATCCACCAAGACAATCTCGTAATCAGTAACCGAACTTGGCTTAGTGAAGTTTTGCACCTCCAAGGCGCGGAGGCACTTTTCTAAAATCGGTTGGCGATTATAAGTCGGTATCACAACGCTGAAAAACACAGTCTCACCCACAACACTATTTATCCATCTCCAGGATAGGACAGATGCGACGCTGACACTGTTCCTTATCTGATTCTGGTTACGGAAATGGTCAATCTACTGATGATGCAATATTTGCTGGGTCTTAAAAAATAGGTATATAAATTTACCATGATTAATATCGGAAAATATATATTTTTGTATGTCTGTTCAATATTATGTTGTTTTTACAGTTACAGGTACTTGTGTTTTTAAAGTTTATTTACTCATAAAGAATAACAATTGATAAATTCAAATTAATCAATATATAACCTAATGTTAATCCTTGTTATCTAAATTAATAAAGGCTTGATAATTTTGATTTGTGTAAGCATATCAGCCAGTCTTAATTTGCTATTCCCTGCTATTTATTAGCTGTTACAAAAGTGTAAATTTTCAATAAACCTCGAAGTAATTTATGTAAATATTTAAAGTTTTTCTTTACCAAATTACTCAATATTATTGAGAGATGAACTAAATAACAACCTCGCTTAAATGGAGAACAAAGAATGAAAGGACGCTTTCACCCTAAAAACAATTTGACCCTCAACCCATCCGGTAACGAGTCAATTCGTGATGTGATTGACCGCGTTAGTCTGAGTCGGCGGCGGTTCATCATGACGGCTGTGGGTACGTCGGTGCTAACTGTTCTGGGCGATGTTTCTATCGGTGGCTTTCTCCAAAGTGTTGATGCAGCCCTAATTCCCAAAGGAACGGGATTTGCTGGCATAGGCTTTAAGAGCATCCCACCGAATCTACTCAATCCAGCTACACGACTGCTGGAAAAGGATCTTGTCAGTGTTCCTGAAGGTTATACAGCCAAAGTACTGATTGCTTGGGGAGATCCGATCGCACCTGGTGGGCCAACTTGGTTAGCAGATGCCTCCCAAGATGCAGCTGCTCAAGAAAAGCAGTTTGGTATGCACAATGACGGTATGTACTACTTCCCTTTACAGCCAGGGAAGGTTGTTGGTCGGACAGTAAGTTCACAAGCAAGATCATTAAGAGGCTTTTTAAATCAGCCCATCAATAGTGGTCTGCTGTGCGTCAACCATGAATATACCCAGGAATCGATTTTGCATCCCGATGGTCTAGATGTAGTCACAATTGCCAAAGTACGTAAATCTCAGGCTGCTCATGGCGTGTCTGTTGTGGAAATTTCCAAAAACGGCAATGAGTGGAGTTTCAATCGCAATTCACCTTATGGTCGCCGTATTACCGGCAACACTGAGATGCGAGTATCGGGGCCTGCGGCTGGCAATGCACTGTTAAAGTCAAAAAAGTTTTCAATTCAGCCAACTGGCTCTGTTGACACCGGGACGCTGAACGACGGCTACACCGCTTATGGTACGCTCAACAACTGCGCCAATGGCTACACTCCTTGGGGGACTTACTTGACCTGCGAAGAGAATTGGAACGGCTACTTTGCTAATTCCACACGAGATGTAGTTGCAATTCCAGGCATCGAAAAGTCCGATATCCTCGCAGGACAAAATCGGTACGGCGTTTCAACATCATCTAGCTATCGCTGGCCGGAGGTTGATCCACGCTTCGATGCCAGCACCAACCCACTTGAACCCCATTTATTCGGCTGGGTGGTTGAGATTGATCCCTACGATCCGCAAAGCAAACCAGTCAAGCGTACTGCCCTTGGTCGGTTCAAGCATGAGAGCGCTCAGGTTGTTG
It includes:
- the recG gene encoding ATP-dependent DNA helicase RecG; the protein is MTNEKPDWIRLHKALAIEAERGFTDLMGREYRFSEFLSLTLGKFPTGLPQTERRRWQGLAVQFASYPHLALEERQHLVAETRRYLSQLQQEEQGEQGEQRSRGAGEQGRIYQSKIQVALPAHQRRDPKSKIITEVSRRLAPNIEQKLSDLPEIGFKKADNLARLGLHTVRDLLFYYPRDHIDYARQVNIRELQAGETVTIVATVKRCNCFTSPKNQKLSILELVIKDNSGQIKIGRFYAGTRFSSRAWQESLKRRYPVGSILAACGLVKESKYGLTLDNPELEVLANPGDSIESLNIGRVVPIYGLTEGVVANTVRQAVIAALPAAANLKDPLPSGLRQKYGLMELKDAIANIHFPSDSAALQVARRRLVFDEFFYLQLGLLQRQQQARAIQTSAILVPRGQLVEKFHEILPFQLTGAQQRVLNDILNDLQKPVPMNRLVQGDVGSGKTVVAVLAILAAIQSGYQAALMAPTEVLAEQHYRKLVSWFNLLHLPVELLTGSTKTAKRRQIHSQLGTGELPLLVGTHALIQDPVNFHQLGLVVIDEQHRFGVEQRARLQQKGEQPHVLTMTATPIPRTLALTIHGDLDVSQIDELPPGRQKIQTTVLSGQQRNHAYDLMRREIAQGRQVYVVLPLVEESEKLDLRSATEEHQKLQESVFPDFQVGLLHGRMSSADKDEAITKFRDNQTQILVSTTVVEVGVDVPNATVMLIENAERFGLSQLHQLRGRVGRGAAQSYCLLMSSSRSPDAQQRLKVLEQSQDGFFISEMDMRFRGPGQVLGTRQSGVPDFTLASLVEDEEVLLLARQAAEKIIEMDATLERWYLMKEELKYRYERLMGGAILT
- a CDS encoding glycosyltransferase family 2 protein; this encodes MGETVFFSVVIPTYNRQPILEKCLRALEVQNFTKPSSVTDYEIVLVDDGSTDGTLEWLAGHKQEFPRVRWFQQDHAGPAAARNLGVEQALGDTIIFIDSDLVVLNNFLQAHAEALVQGKEKLGSDRFFTYGAVINTCNFNNPTAEPYKITDFSAAFFATGNVAIPKHWLEKAGLFDTSFQLYGWEDLELGVRLKQLGLTLIKCPEAVGYHWHPAFKLEQIPRLIDQEIQRGRMGVLFYQKHPTWEVRMMIQMTWLHRLLWGILSLNGALNERTMAPLLQWLINLGKPQLALEIARIFLNWYNVKGVYEAYARMQQTS
- a CDS encoding PhoX family protein, with the translated sequence MKGRFHPKNNLTLNPSGNESIRDVIDRVSLSRRRFIMTAVGTSVLTVLGDVSIGGFLQSVDAALIPKGTGFAGIGFKSIPPNLLNPATRLLEKDLVSVPEGYTAKVLIAWGDPIAPGGPTWLADASQDAAAQEKQFGMHNDGMYYFPLQPGKVVGRTVSSQARSLRGFLNQPINSGLLCVNHEYTQESILHPDGLDVVTIAKVRKSQAAHGVSVVEISKNGNEWSFNRNSPYGRRITGNTEMRVSGPAAGNALLKSKKFSIQPTGSVDTGTLNDGYTAYGTLNNCANGYTPWGTYLTCEENWNGYFANSTRDVVAIPGIEKSDILAGQNRYGVSTSSSYRWPEVDPRFDASTNPLEPHLFGWVVEIDPYDPQSKPVKRTALGRFKHESAQVVVDDNNRVAFYQGDDERNEYIYKFVCTQPLNPKNRAANRDLLDNGVLYVAKFNDNGTGKWIPLVYGQRGLTPENGFRSQAEVLVKTRQAADRVGATMMDRPEWVAVRPRIGGYKEIEVYCTLTNNNRRGTTPVSSNQPDGTTAAGGARPTVNPANPRPDNRYGHIIRWREDGRRVTATTFKWDIFFEAGDKTRLEPNLQGNIKGDDLSSPDGLWFDDFGRLWIQTDHSGDGIGDLVNIGSNTMSCADPNTKQVRRFLTSPTDCEVTGITSTPDGKAMFINIQHPGDRGTTLNPTIASNWPNSQGYGPSGRPRSSVVVITRNDGGVIGGL